A stretch of DNA from Streptomyces sp. NBC_01197:
GAAGTCGATCTTGCCGGTCTCCTCGTCCCTCTCGTACATCGGGAAGTCGACGATCCAGCAGAACCGGAACACGTCCTCCTCGAAGTGTCCGGCGCGCTTGGCCGCCTCGACGCGGACCCCGGACATGATCTTGGAGACCTCTTCGAACTCGCCCGCGCCGAAGAAGACCGCGTGGCCGGGCTTGAGCTCCAGACGCTCGGTGAGCGCCGTGATGTCGGAGTCGGAGAGGAACTTGGCGATCGGTCCGGCGAGCGTGCCGTCGTCACCGACACGCACCCAGGCCAGACCCTTCGCGCCCTGCTCGACGGCGTACGCACCGAGGCCGTCGAAGAACTTCCGGGACTGGCCCGCGGTGTCCGGGACGGGCAGCGCGCGGACGTGCTTGCCCGAGAAGGCCTTGAAGCCGGAGTCGGCGAAGACGTCCGAGACATCGACCAGTTCGAGCCGGGCGCGCAGGTCGGGCTTGTCGTTGCCGTACTTCAGCATCGACTCGCGGAACGGGATCCGCGGGAACGGCGAGGTGACGTGGCGGCCGTTGCCGAACTCCTCGAAGAGTTCGGTCATCAGCTTCTCGATCGGGCCGAAGACGTCCTCCTGCTCGACGAAGCTCATCTCGACGTCGAGCTGGTAGAACTCGCCCGGCGAGCGGTCCGCGCGGGCGTCCTCGTCGCGGAAGCAGGGCGCGATCTGGAAGTAGCGGTCGAAGCCCGAGATCATCAGCAGCTGCTTGAACTGCTGCGGGGCCTGCGGGAGCGCGTAGAACTTGCCCGGGTTGAGCCGGGACGGCACCACGAAGTCACGGGCGCCCTCGGGGGAGGTCGCGGTGAGGATCGGGGTCGCCATCTCGTTGAAGCCGAGCGCGACCATCTTCGAGCGGATCGAGGCGATCACCGAGGAACGCAGCATGATGTTGCGGTGCATCCGCTCGCGGCGCAGGTCGAGGAAGCGGTACTCCAGACGCCGCTCCTCGTTGACGCCGTCCTCGGCGTTGATGGTGAAGGGGAGCGGGGCGGCGGCACCGAGCACCTCGACCGCGCCGACCTCGATCTCGACCTCGCCGGTCGGCAGTTCCGCGTTGACGTTCTCGGTGCCGCGTGCGGAGACCTTGCCGTCGATACGGACGACCGTCTCCTTGGTGACCTTGGAGAGCGCCTCGTTGGCGGGGGTGCCGGGGCGGGCGACGAGCTGCGTGATGCCGTAGTGGTCGCGCAGATCGATGAAGAGGATGCCGCCCAGGTCTCGGCGATTGTGCAGCCAGCCGCTCAGCCGGACGTCGGAGCCGACGTCGGAGGCGCGCAGTTCGCCGCACGTGTGGGACCTGTACCGATGCATCGTTCATCCAGTTCTTCGCGAGACAGGCGGGAAGGGTGTACTTCGCACCAGGGTACCGCCGGGCACACCGTGCCTTTACGCCTTTATCGGCCCGGCCCAGCAGCCCGGGAACGGCCGCATGGACGCACCCTGTGTGGCGGCTGCCGGTCGCACCTTCTTAAAGTGGGTCAATGCGCACCGAGGACGTCCTGGCCGCCATCGCAACCGGCCTGTGGCGATGGGACAACACCGCCGGGATCGTCACGCTCGACGCGGAAGCCGCCCGGCTCCTCGGTCTGCCCGCCGAACCGACCACCTTGTCCGAGGCCGCCGCCCGTTCCCGGTTCCACCCCGTCGACTGGAACGAGGTCAACGGGACGGTGAATCTCGCGGTCGCCGAGGACTCCCTCGCCGAGGCCCGGCTGCGTATCGTGGACGAGACGGGCCGGGTCGTGCGTACCGTACGCAGCCGCTCCAAGCCGCTGATCAGCCCAGACGGCTACATTCTGGTCGGCACCCTCCAGGAGGTCGCGGAGCCGCAGCCGGGCGACGCGGTCCATACCCCGATCACCGGTGACTGGCGCCGCTCCCGCGAGGCGTTCCTGCTGGACGCGGGGCGCGCGCTCGCCGAGGCCAGGTCCACCGAGGAGGTGCTGCGGGTCGCCGCCTCGCTCTCCATGCCGGGGTTCGAGCCGGACGGCCTCGCGGTCTTCGGAATCACCGGCGACTGGCTGACGGTCATCGGGCACCACGGTCACAACGCCGGCGAAAACGGCCTGCTGGCCGAATTCCCGATGAGTACGGAGGCGCAGTATCCCGCCGCCGAGGTCGCCAGGACGGGGCGGGCCATCTATCTGCCGACTCCGGAAACGTACGAGGAGCGCTACCCCCGGTACTGGCCCGCCGTGGCACCCCTCAACCGGCAGTCCTGGGCTTTCGTCCCTCTGGTCGACTCGGGGGTGACGATCGGTGCCTGGATGGCGGCCTTCGCCTACCCGGTCAGCTTCTCGCCCGACGAACGCTCGGTGCTGACGACGGTCGCCCGGATGCTGGCCCAGGCCCTCGCCCGCGCCGGGATCGCCGACAACGAGCGTGAGCTGTCGCTCGGGCTCCAGCGCTCGATGCTGCCGATGCTGGGCCCCCGCATCCCCGGGATGACGGTCGCCGCACGCTATGTACCGACCGGGGGCGGGCTCCAGGTCGGTGGCGACTGGTACGACGTGATCCCTCTGCCGGGGGGCGCCGCGCAGGAGGGCGGCAAGGGCGGCGGCCGGGTGGCGCTGGTGATCGGTGACGTCCAGGGGCATGACGTACGGGCCGCCGGGATGATGGGCCAGCTGCGGATCGCACTGCGCGCGTACGCGGCCGAGGGCCATCCCCCCGACGCTGTGCTCTCCCGGGCCTCCCGCTTCCTGTACGGCCTCACGGACACGTACGACCAGCGCGAATCCGACGAGGCGCCCACCCCGCGCTTCGCGACCTGTCTGTACATCGAGGTCGACCCGGCCACCGGCACGCTCGACATCGCCCGCGCGGGCCACCCCGACCCGACGGTCCGCACGACCGACGGGACGGTGCTGATGCGGCCCGCGGAGGGCGGGCTGCCGCTGGGCATCCATCCGGACACCGACTACCCGACGACCCGGCTGGTGCTCCAGCCCGGCGAGACGCTGATGATGTGCACGGACGGGCTCATAGAGACCGGCGGCCATGATCTCGACACGGGCTGGGAGCGGATCCGCGGAACCCTGGAGCGGCACACCGGGGACAATCTGGAGACCCTTGCCGACGCACTGGTGCAGGCCGCGCACGGTCCGCCCGGGCACCATCACACCGGGCCGTTCTCCGACCGCCGCGAGGACGACATCGCCGTCCTGCTGATGTCCCGCGCGGGGGAGCCCGTACGGGTGGGCGCCACCCGGCACATCTCCCTGGCGATCGCACAGGCCCAGCCGGAGCGCGTATCGGCGGCCCGCAGCCAGCTGCGGGACCTGCTGCACGACTGGGCGGACAGCGAACAGGTCGACTCGGCCGCGCTGATGGTCTCCGAGATGGCGACGAACGTCCTCATCCACACGGACGGCGACGCGACGCTGACCGCGGACGTCACCGGCGAGCCCGGCAGCCGGCGGCTGCGGGCCGAGGTCTCCGACGACAGTGACGAACTGCCGCACAAGCGGCGCCCCGGTGAGATGGCCTCGTCCGGCCGCGGGCTGCTGCTGATGGAGATGCTCGCGGACATGTGGGGGGTGGATCCGCGGGGCTCCGGCAAGACGATCTGGTTCGAACTCTACGAGTCACGCGGCGAACCGAAGGACGGATCCGCCGGAGCCGCCGGGTCCGGCGAGCCGGGCGACGCCACCGAGGGACCGTCGTCCGATCTGCTGTCCGACTTCCTGGCCGAGCTCGCACCGGACGAACCGCTGGGGAGGGACGAGCCGCTGGGGACGGCGGAGTCCGGGCCGGCTCACGCGTCACCGCCCGCGTCGGATGCCGAGTCGGGTGCGGATCGTGGGCCGGCTCCCGGGTCCGGGACGGGCTCCGGCGGGTAGCGCTTCCGCAGTTCGCCGATCACCCCGAAGGCGGCAGCCGCCACGGGCACGGCGAGCAGCATCCCGAGGAGCCCCGCGATGCTCGCACCGGCCGTCAGCGAGATCATCACCATCGCCGGATGCATCTGGACCGTACGGCTCTGGATCACCGGCTGGAGCACATGCCCCTCCAGCACCTGCACCAGCAGGACCACGCCCAGCGCCCAGAGCGCGATGACGAACCCCCGGTCGGCGAGGGCCACCAGCACGGCGACCGCGCCGGAGATGAACGCGCCGAGGTACGGGATGTAAGCCCCGACGAACACCAGCGCACCGAGCCCGACCGCTCCCGGCACCCCCAGGATCAGCAGCCCGACCGTGATGCAGACGGCGTCGATGAGCGCGATCAGTGTGGTGCCGCGCATGAACCCTTCGACGGCCTCGAAGGCCCGGCGGGCCATGGCCTCGACGGTGGCCCCGTGGCCCGGTGCGATGGCGTACGCCAGTCCGCGGGCGTGGTCCGAGTCGCGGAGGAAGAAGAAGGTGAGCAGCAGCGCCAGCACACTGGTCGCGATGAGCGTGCCGATCAGGCTCAGTCCGTTGAGCAGCCCGCCGGCGGCGTTCGCGCCGAACCTGCCGAGCAGACTCTTGGCGTTGTCGGCGATGTTGGTGATGCCATCGCCGGTGGCCACCCCGAAGTGGTCGGCGATCCACTTCCCGGCGTCCTTCAGCGAGGCCACGATCTGATTGCCGGTGTCGATGAGCGCGGTGACGACGATGTACGCGGCTCCGCCGACGACGGCGACGAGCACGGTGCAGGTGAGCCCGGCCGCGAGTGACCTGTTCAGCCGCAACCGGACCAGCCGCCGGTGGACGGGGCCGAGGAGCGCCGTACCGAGCAGCGCGAGCATCACGGGGGTGACGGCGGTCTTGAGAGTGACGCAGAGCCAGACCCCGACCGCTGCCACGCCCGTGACGAGCAGCGCGACGGCACACCAGGCAGCCAGCCGGCGGGCGTGGTCGGGGAGAAGCGGCTTCTGGGTATGCACGCCCCCAGCCGATCACGCGCGCCCGGCGACGGCTCGTTCGCCGCGGCCGGGCGGGTGGCGGGCTGTGGCCGGAGGAAAACTCCCCCGGCCACGACCCGGCCACGTGCTACATCCCGTGCACCGCAGGGACGGTCCCCAGCCGGCCGCGCTGGAAGTCCTCGAAGGCCTGCTTCAGCTCGGCCTCGCTGTTCATGACGAACGGTCCGTAGTGCGCCATCGGCTCCCGTATCGGACGCCCGCCCAGCAGGACGACCTCCAGGTCCGGGCTCTTCGCTTCCTGGGTCTCGTCCGCGCGGACGGTCAGCGAGGAGCCGGCGCCGAAGACCGCGGTCTGGCCGGTGTGGACCGGGCGGCGGTCCCTACCGACGGAGCCGCGCCCGGCCAGCACGTACGCCAGGCCGTTGAAGTCCTCGCGCCACGGCAGCGTGACCTCGGCGCCCGGCCGTACCGTCGCGTGGATCATCGTGATCGGGGTGTGGGTGATGCCGGGGCCGTCGTGGCCGTCCAGCTCGCCCGCGATGACCCGCAGCAGCGCACCGCCGTCGGCCGATGTGAGCAGCTGGACCTGCCCGCCGCCGATGTCCTGATAGCGCGGCGCCATCATCTTGTCGCTCGCCGGCAGGTTCACCCAGAGCTGGAGCCCGTGGAAGAGCCCGCCGCTCACGACCAGCGACTCCGGCGGCGCCTCGATGTGCAGCAGGCCGGAGCCCGCCGTCATCCACTGGGTGTCACCGTCGTTGATCGTGCCGCCGCCGCCGTTGGAGTCCTGGTGGACGAAGGTGCCGTCGATCAGGTACGTGACGGTCTCGAAGCCGCGGTGCGGATGCCAGGGTGTGCCCTTGGGCTCTCCCGGTGCGTACTCCACCTCACCCATCTGGTCCATCATGATGAACGGGTCGAGGTGCTGGTAGTTGATCCCGGCGAACGCGCGGCGTACCGGGAAACCCTCGCCCTCGAAGCCCCCCGGCGCGGTGGACACCGCGAGCACGGGACGCGGTACGGAGCCCTCCGGCGCGTGGACGCGCGGCAGGGTCAGCGGATTCTCGACGGTCACGGCAGGCATGGCGGCCCTCCTGGCAGGATGCTCGGCATTCAAAGTAGTTGAATGGTGAACATCTAGCAAGGCGCGCGCATTCCCGGAGCGGGCCTGACCCGCGGTTCCTCGTGTTTCAAGCCAGAGATTGTCCGGATCAGTCCGTGCCGGATCGGTCCGCGTACGACGCCTACGACGAGCCCTCAGCCGTACGTCCGCCGCATCAGCCGTACATCCGCCGCATCGCGAAGTCGACCATCTGCTCCACGGCCTTCGCGTCGAAGACCATCCGGTGCTCACCCTCCATGTCGAGGACGAAGCCGTACCCGGTGGGCAGCAGGTCGATCACCTCGGCGCCGGTGATCACGAAGTACTTGGACTCCTTGCCGGCGTACCTGCGGAGCTCCTTCAGCGAGGTGAACATCGGGATCACCGGCTGCTGGGTGTTGTGCAGGGCGAGGAACCCGGGGGTGTCGCCGCGCGGGCAGTAGACCTTCGACGTGGCGAAGATCTGCTGGAAGTCCTCGGCGGCCATCGAACCGGTGGTGAAGGCGCGCACGCCGTCGGCGAGCGAGGGCGGCGACGGCTCGGGGTACAGCGGCTGGTCACCGTAGCCGGGCTGCGGCGCGGCGTACTGCTGCTGGGCGCCCTGGTTCGGGTTCGAGTCGTAGCCGTACATGCGCGCAAGAGTACTGAGTAAAGGGGTCCCGCCGCAGGGGCGGTCTCGTCACACTTGCCCGATAGGGGTTGCATCTTATTACTGGCGGGTAGCATTATCGGAGCTACTTGCTGGTATTCGATACAGGTACGCGTTACAGGCACGCGTTACGAGAGGGCTGTCGCCATGGGGCACTACAAGTCGAATCTCCGCGACATCGAGTTCAACCTCTTCGAGGTCCTCGGCCGCGACAAGCAGTACGGCGCCGGGCCGTTCGCGGAGATGGACGTCGACACCGCGAAGAGCATCCTCGACGAGGTGGCCAGGCTCGCGGAGAACGAGCTCGCCGAGTCCTATGCCGACGCCGACCGCAACCCGCCGGTCTTCGACCCGGAGACCAACACGGCACCCGTGCCTGACACCTTCAAGAAGTCCTACCAGGCCTTCATGGAGTCCGAGTACTGGCGTCTCGGTCTGCCCGAGGAGATCGGCGGCACCACCGCGCCGCGCTCCCTGATCTGGGCGTACGCGGAGCTGCTGCTCGGCGCGAACCCGGCGATCTGGATGTACTCCTCCGGTCCGGCCTTCGCCGGGATCCTCTTCGAGGAGGGCACCGAGGAGCAGAAGAAGATCGCGGAGATCGCGGTCGAGAAGCAGTGGGGCTCCACGATGGTCCTCACCGAGCCGGACGCCGGCTCGGACGTGGGCGCCGGCCGGACGAAGGCCGTGCAGCAGGACGACGGCTCCTGGCACATCGAGGGCGTGAAGCGCTTCATCACCTCGGGCGAGCACGACATGTCGGACAACATCATCCATTACGTGCTGGCGCGGCCCGAGGGCGCGGGCCCCGGCACCAAGGGCCTCTCGCTGTTCATGGTGCCGAAGTTCGAGTTCGACTGGACCACCGGCGAGCTGGGCGAGCGCAACGGCGTGTACGCGACGAACGTCGAGCACAAGATGGGCCTCAAGGCGTCCAACACCTGCGAGATGACATTCGGCGACCGCCACCCGGCCAAGGGCTGGCTGATCGGTGACAAGCACGAGGGCATCCGCCAGATGTTCCGCATCATCGAGTTCGCCCGGATGATGGTCGGCACCAAGGCCATCGCGACGCTCTCGACCGGCTACCTGAACGCCCTGGAGTACGCCAAGGAGCGCGTGCAGGGCCCCGACCTCGCGCAGTTCATGGACAAGTCCGCGCCGAAGGTCACCATCACGCACCACCCCGACGTGCGCCGCTCGCTGATAACGCAGAAGGCGTACGCCGAGGGCATGCGCACCCTGGTCCTCTACACGGCGTCCGTCCAGGACGCGATCCAGGAGAAGGAGGCGGCGGGCGAGGACGCCAAGGCGCTGCACGGCCTCAACGACCTGCTGCTGCCGATCGTGAAGGGGTACGGCTCGGAGAAGTCGTACGAGCAGCTGGCCCAGTCGCTCCAGACCTTCGGCGGCTCCGGCTACCTCCAGGAGTACCCGGTCGAGCAGTACATCCGGGACGCCAAGATCGACACCCTCTACGAGGGCACGACGGCGATCCAGGGCCAGGACTTCTTCTTCCGGAAGATCGTCCGCGACCAGGGCGCCGCGCTGAACACCCTGTCCGAGGAGATCAAGAAGTTCCTCGCGGCCGGCCCCGGCGGCGAGGAGCTGACCGACGCCCGTGACCAGCTGGCCAAGGCCGCCGTGGACCTGGAGGCGATCGTCGGCGCGATGATCACCGACCTGACCTCGACCGGCGATGACGTCAAGAACATCTACAAGGTGGGGCTCAACACCACCCGCCTGCTGCTGGCTTCGGGCGATGTCGTCGTGGCGTACCTGCTGCTCAGGGGTGCGGCGGTGGCCGCCGAGAAGCTGCCGACCGCCTCCGCGAAGGATGTCGCGTTCTACCAGGGCAAGATAGCGGCCGCGAAGTTCTTCGCCGCCGACGTCCTGCCCGGCGTGAGTGCGGAGCGCGCCCTCGCCGAGACCGTGGACATCTCGCTGATGGAGCTGGACGAGGCTGCGTTCTAGCGGTTCCTGCCAAGCGGTTAGGGCTGAGCGGTTCTGGGCGGTTCCGGCCACTTCCAGGCACTGACGGCTACCTGCTCAGCGGCGGCGTGGTCCCCGGTCTCCGGGGTCACGCCGCCGTTGTGCGTTCTGGCGGGCGCCCTCTCCGGGCGCGTCGGCCTGCGGGAGCGGGCAGTTGCGGCGATCAGCACGTGCTGCAGGATCTCGCCCAGCAGCACGGGCTCCCTGGTGTCGGCAACGTATTCGACCATGAGCCGATGGTGGCATCCAGCACTGACATTGATACCCGTGAGCGGGCCCTGGTGGTCGTGGCTCCACCACTGACAACGCCGGAATCCATCCAGCATGTCCCACATGTCCCATGCGCCCACCGGCCCCGCGGCCCCGTTCCGTTCCGGCGGGCGGGGCCGCCGCCGCGATCGTTATGGTGGCTGCCATGAGCGCATCCGTCCGCTTCGACCGCGGCCACACCGACGACCTGATGTCCTTCCTCACGGCCAGCCCTTCGCCCTACCACGCCGTGGCGAACGCCGCCGGGCGGCTGGAGAAGGCGGGCTTCAGGCAGGTGTCGGAGACCGACGCCTGGGACACGTCCGCGGGCGGCAAATTCGTACTGCGGGGCGGCGCCATGATCGCCTGGTACGTGCCGGAGAACGCGTCCGCGCACACCCCGTTCCGGATCGTCGGCGCCCACACCGACTCCCCGAACCTGCGCGTGAAGCCCCTCCCGGACACCGGCAGCGACGGCTGGCGCCAGGTGGCCGTCGAGGTCTACGGCGGCACCCTGCTCAACACCTGGCTCGACCGGGACCTCGGCCTCGCCGGACGGC
This window harbors:
- a CDS encoding pirin family protein, whose amino-acid sequence is MPAVTVENPLTLPRVHAPEGSVPRPVLAVSTAPGGFEGEGFPVRRAFAGINYQHLDPFIMMDQMGEVEYAPGEPKGTPWHPHRGFETVTYLIDGTFVHQDSNGGGGTINDGDTQWMTAGSGLLHIEAPPESLVVSGGLFHGLQLWVNLPASDKMMAPRYQDIGGGQVQLLTSADGGALLRVIAGELDGHDGPGITHTPITMIHATVRPGAEVTLPWREDFNGLAYVLAGRGSVGRDRRPVHTGQTAVFGAGSSLTVRADETQEAKSPDLEVVLLGGRPIREPMAHYGPFVMNSEAELKQAFEDFQRGRLGTVPAVHGM
- a CDS encoding acyl-CoA dehydrogenase, translated to MGHYKSNLRDIEFNLFEVLGRDKQYGAGPFAEMDVDTAKSILDEVARLAENELAESYADADRNPPVFDPETNTAPVPDTFKKSYQAFMESEYWRLGLPEEIGGTTAPRSLIWAYAELLLGANPAIWMYSSGPAFAGILFEEGTEEQKKIAEIAVEKQWGSTMVLTEPDAGSDVGAGRTKAVQQDDGSWHIEGVKRFITSGEHDMSDNIIHYVLARPEGAGPGTKGLSLFMVPKFEFDWTTGELGERNGVYATNVEHKMGLKASNTCEMTFGDRHPAKGWLIGDKHEGIRQMFRIIEFARMMVGTKAIATLSTGYLNALEYAKERVQGPDLAQFMDKSAPKVTITHHPDVRRSLITQKAYAEGMRTLVLYTASVQDAIQEKEAAGEDAKALHGLNDLLLPIVKGYGSEKSYEQLAQSLQTFGGSGYLQEYPVEQYIRDAKIDTLYEGTTAIQGQDFFFRKIVRDQGAALNTLSEEIKKFLAAGPGGEELTDARDQLAKAAVDLEAIVGAMITDLTSTGDDVKNIYKVGLNTTRLLLASGDVVVAYLLLRGAAVAAEKLPTASAKDVAFYQGKIAAAKFFAADVLPGVSAERALAETVDISLMELDEAAF
- a CDS encoding SseB family protein, with amino-acid sequence MYGYDSNPNQGAQQQYAAPQPGYGDQPLYPEPSPPSLADGVRAFTTGSMAAEDFQQIFATSKVYCPRGDTPGFLALHNTQQPVIPMFTSLKELRRYAGKESKYFVITGAEVIDLLPTGYGFVLDMEGEHRMVFDAKAVEQMVDFAMRRMYG
- the aspS gene encoding aspartate--tRNA ligase, producing the protein MHRYRSHTCGELRASDVGSDVRLSGWLHNRRDLGGILFIDLRDHYGITQLVARPGTPANEALSKVTKETVVRIDGKVSARGTENVNAELPTGEVEIEVGAVEVLGAAAPLPFTINAEDGVNEERRLEYRFLDLRRERMHRNIMLRSSVIASIRSKMVALGFNEMATPILTATSPEGARDFVVPSRLNPGKFYALPQAPQQFKQLLMISGFDRYFQIAPCFRDEDARADRSPGEFYQLDVEMSFVEQEDVFGPIEKLMTELFEEFGNGRHVTSPFPRIPFRESMLKYGNDKPDLRARLELVDVSDVFADSGFKAFSGKHVRALPVPDTAGQSRKFFDGLGAYAVEQGAKGLAWVRVGDDGTLAGPIAKFLSDSDITALTERLELKPGHAVFFGAGEFEEVSKIMSGVRVEAAKRAGHFEEDVFRFCWIVDFPMYERDEETGKIDFSHNPFSMPQGGYADLEEKDPLAILAYQYDIVCNGIELSSGAIRNHEPELMLKAFEIAGYDRETVEHEFAGMLRAFRLGAPPHGGIAPGVDRIVMLLADEPNIRETIAFPLNGNAQDLMMGAPTVLDETRLRELNIQLRKPPAPPKHTQEKQDTQPSQEKQEK
- a CDS encoding AI-2E family transporter, whose protein sequence is MHTQKPLLPDHARRLAAWCAVALLVTGVAAVGVWLCVTLKTAVTPVMLALLGTALLGPVHRRLVRLRLNRSLAAGLTCTVLVAVVGGAAYIVVTALIDTGNQIVASLKDAGKWIADHFGVATGDGITNIADNAKSLLGRFGANAAGGLLNGLSLIGTLIATSVLALLLTFFFLRDSDHARGLAYAIAPGHGATVEAMARRAFEAVEGFMRGTTLIALIDAVCITVGLLILGVPGAVGLGALVFVGAYIPYLGAFISGAVAVLVALADRGFVIALWALGVVLLVQVLEGHVLQPVIQSRTVQMHPAMVMISLTAGASIAGLLGMLLAVPVAAAAFGVIGELRKRYPPEPVPDPGAGPRSAPDSASDAGGDA
- a CDS encoding ATP-binding SpoIIE family protein phosphatase, whose amino-acid sequence is MRTEDVLAAIATGLWRWDNTAGIVTLDAEAARLLGLPAEPTTLSEAAARSRFHPVDWNEVNGTVNLAVAEDSLAEARLRIVDETGRVVRTVRSRSKPLISPDGYILVGTLQEVAEPQPGDAVHTPITGDWRRSREAFLLDAGRALAEARSTEEVLRVAASLSMPGFEPDGLAVFGITGDWLTVIGHHGHNAGENGLLAEFPMSTEAQYPAAEVARTGRAIYLPTPETYEERYPRYWPAVAPLNRQSWAFVPLVDSGVTIGAWMAAFAYPVSFSPDERSVLTTVARMLAQALARAGIADNERELSLGLQRSMLPMLGPRIPGMTVAARYVPTGGGLQVGGDWYDVIPLPGGAAQEGGKGGGRVALVIGDVQGHDVRAAGMMGQLRIALRAYAAEGHPPDAVLSRASRFLYGLTDTYDQRESDEAPTPRFATCLYIEVDPATGTLDIARAGHPDPTVRTTDGTVLMRPAEGGLPLGIHPDTDYPTTRLVLQPGETLMMCTDGLIETGGHDLDTGWERIRGTLERHTGDNLETLADALVQAAHGPPGHHHTGPFSDRREDDIAVLLMSRAGEPVRVGATRHISLAIAQAQPERVSAARSQLRDLLHDWADSEQVDSAALMVSEMATNVLIHTDGDATLTADVTGEPGSRRLRAEVSDDSDELPHKRRPGEMASSGRGLLLMEMLADMWGVDPRGSGKTIWFELYESRGEPKDGSAGAAGSGEPGDATEGPSSDLLSDFLAELAPDEPLGRDEPLGTAESGPAHASPPASDAESGADRGPAPGSGTGSGG